Proteins encoded in a region of the Chryseobacterium piperi genome:
- a CDS encoding GNAT family N-acetyltransferase — MQLETERLILRELDENDTERLFLLDSNPEVVKYVGSPPAKDIKESEKMIKMIQQQYKDNGLGRLAVVEKESGLLIGWSGLKLLTKEINGYKNVYELGYRFIPEFWGKGYAVESAKASLDFGFNDLHAKTIYACAHCENDGSNHILRKLGFEKTGEFEEPDGLCFWYELKREKYDSK, encoded by the coding sequence ATGCAACTGGAAACTGAAAGATTAATTTTAAGAGAACTGGACGAGAATGATACTGAACGGCTTTTTCTTCTCGATTCTAACCCCGAAGTAGTCAAATATGTAGGTAGTCCTCCAGCAAAAGATATCAAAGAATCTGAAAAAATGATCAAAATGATTCAGCAGCAATATAAAGATAATGGGCTTGGTAGACTTGCGGTTGTTGAGAAGGAAAGTGGATTATTAATTGGCTGGAGTGGATTAAAACTACTCACAAAAGAAATAAATGGCTATAAAAATGTATACGAATTAGGCTATCGCTTCATTCCTGAATTTTGGGGCAAGGGTTATGCCGTAGAGTCTGCAAAGGCTTCTCTGGATTTCGGATTTAATGATCTCCATGCAAAAACTATTTATGCATGTGCTCATTGTGAAAATGACGGTTCCAATCATATTCTGAGGAAATTAGGATTTGAAAAAACAGGAGAATTTGAAGAACCGGACGGACTGTGCTTCTGGTATGAATTAAAACGTGAAAAATACGATTCAAAATAA
- a CDS encoding GNAT family N-acetyltransferase: MKKTRKATVQDLSQLSKLFDQYRIFYHKESDIPGAESFLKDRLEHKDSEIFVAEENEQLTGFVQLYPIFSSTRMKRYWLLNDLYVNKNHRGKGYSKELIEESKELCKSSKACGLLLETGKSNDIGNQLYPASGFELYDSANFYEWTNPEQ; the protein is encoded by the coding sequence ATGAAAAAAACAAGAAAAGCAACCGTTCAGGATTTGTCACAGCTATCTAAACTGTTTGACCAATACAGGATTTTTTATCATAAAGAATCCGATATTCCAGGCGCCGAAAGTTTCTTGAAAGACAGGCTTGAACATAAAGATTCTGAAATTTTTGTTGCAGAAGAAAATGAACAATTGACAGGTTTTGTACAATTGTATCCAATTTTTTCATCCACAAGAATGAAAAGATACTGGTTACTGAATGATTTGTACGTTAATAAGAATCATAGAGGAAAAGGTTATTCTAAAGAACTCATTGAAGAATCTAAAGAATTATGTAAATCCTCAAAAGCTTGTGGGCTTTTGCTGGAAACAGGGAAAAGTAACGATATAGGAAATCAGCTATATCCAGCCAGCGGTTTTGAATTATATGATTCCGCTAACTTCTATGAATGGACCAACCCAGAACAATAA
- a CDS encoding nuclear transport factor 2 family protein yields the protein MRRASIIFFLGIFSQTLYSQVKTTDELYQTAKKLDSLVFNEGFNKCDPSHYNTIISNDLEFYHDVGGITNGKEAFVASIKNNICSVPGKVKRELVPGSMKIYPLYKDKVLYGFIQEGDHEFFHHNNGKWEKSGRAKFTHLWISEDQQWKLKRVLSFDHH from the coding sequence ATGAGAAGGGCTAGCATTATATTTTTCCTGGGCATTTTTAGTCAGACGTTGTATTCACAGGTTAAAACGACGGATGAATTGTACCAGACAGCTAAAAAGCTGGACAGCCTGGTTTTCAATGAAGGATTTAATAAATGTGATCCTTCTCATTATAATACAATTATAAGCAATGACCTCGAATTCTATCATGATGTTGGAGGAATTACAAACGGGAAAGAAGCTTTTGTTGCCTCAATAAAAAACAATATTTGTAGTGTTCCCGGAAAAGTTAAACGGGAATTGGTTCCCGGAAGTATGAAAATATATCCTTTGTACAAGGATAAAGTTTTGTATGGATTCATTCAGGAAGGAGATCATGAATTTTTTCATCATAACAATGGAAAATGGGAAAAATCCGGACGTGCAAAATTTACCCATCTATGGATTTCAGAAGACCAACAATGGAAGCTTAAAAGGGTACTGAGTTTTGATCACCATTAA
- the gldB gene encoding gliding motility lipoprotein GldB, producing MKIFRTIALSSILVLGLYSCKKESQNPWKIELKEPVEKIELTDISKQFYDQAIPLSQFKTEFPWFQGTVSDSDFAKRRTDTEEIKIYKEAISKIDGQKLQKELQELFARIKYYFPKFKRPKVYLFSSALQMIQDPIFYDEKGNLLFIDITGFMGDKNPNYKGLELYFQKSMNPNNIVPKVSRMFAENIVPFSADHQKFIDQLMFNGKVMILQDAFLPDTPDYLKINYTKQQYDWAAANEANIWNYFVESNLIFGDDPRLVERFIAPGPFSKFYTEIDNESSPQIGIFTGWQVCKKYLQEKPEKKLTDFLKMDATEIFNQSGYKPSVTK from the coding sequence ATGAAGATTTTTAGAACTATTGCGCTTTCTTCAATTTTAGTTTTGGGTCTGTATTCTTGTAAAAAAGAATCTCAGAACCCTTGGAAAATTGAATTGAAAGAACCCGTAGAAAAAATTGAGCTGACTGATATTTCCAAACAATTTTATGATCAGGCTATTCCTTTAAGCCAGTTTAAAACTGAATTTCCATGGTTTCAGGGAACAGTTTCTGATTCAGATTTCGCAAAAAGAAGAACAGATACTGAGGAAATAAAGATCTATAAGGAAGCGATTTCTAAGATAGATGGGCAAAAGCTTCAAAAAGAGCTTCAAGAGTTATTTGCACGCATCAAGTATTATTTTCCTAAATTCAAAAGACCCAAAGTATATTTATTTTCATCTGCCTTACAGATGATCCAGGATCCTATTTTTTATGATGAGAAAGGGAATCTTTTATTTATCGATATAACAGGATTTATGGGGGATAAAAATCCTAATTATAAGGGATTGGAATTGTATTTTCAAAAATCGATGAATCCTAATAATATTGTTCCTAAAGTGTCCAGGATGTTTGCAGAGAACATTGTTCCTTTTTCTGCAGATCATCAAAAGTTTATTGATCAGCTGATGTTTAATGGAAAAGTGATGATTCTTCAGGATGCATTTTTACCTGATACTCCGGATTATCTGAAAATAAATTATACGAAACAACAGTATGACTGGGCAGCAGCTAATGAGGCCAATATCTGGAATTATTTTGTTGAAAGTAATTTGATATTTGGTGATGATCCAAGATTGGTAGAACGATTTATTGCTCCCGGACCGTTTTCTAAATTCTACACAGAAATCGATAATGAATCTTCTCCCCAGATAGGAATTTTTACTGGATGGCAAGTGTGTAAAAAATATCTGCAAGAGAAGCCTGAAAAAAAGCTTACTGATTTCCTGAAAATGGATGCTACGGAAATTTTTAACCAGTCTGGTTATAAGCCGAGTGTAACAAAATAG
- the gldC gene encoding gliding motility protein GldC, giving the protein MRKTQITIDVELDENHIPETITWNAQDGGIEKEETKATMISVWDEKAMEALRIDLWTKEMPVDQMKMFIHQILVSLGNTYQRATGEEDVAQWIEQMAEEFAVKSAIKM; this is encoded by the coding sequence ATGAGAAAGACTCAGATAACGATAGACGTTGAATTAGATGAAAACCATATTCCGGAAACCATTACGTGGAATGCTCAGGATGGAGGAATTGAAAAAGAAGAAACTAAGGCAACGATGATTTCTGTTTGGGATGAAAAAGCAATGGAGGCTTTAAGAATCGATCTTTGGACGAAAGAAATGCCGGTTGATCAGATGAAAATGTTTATTCACCAGATCTTGGTTTCGTTAGGAAATACCTATCAGAGAGCAACAGGAGAAGAAGACGTGGCACAATGGATCGAGCAAATGGCAGAAGAATTTGCTGTAAAATCTGCAATAAAAATGTAA
- a CDS encoding cystathionine gamma-synthase, whose protein sequence is MNFNTKVIHGGQHHESATGSVNVPVFLTSTFAQKSPGVHSGYEYSRAANPTRQALEDSLASIENGARGLAFGSGLAAIDCVLKLLNPGDEVIAVDDLYGGTYRMFTRLFEKYQLKFTFVNFDDVSKIADVITDKTKLIWVETPTNPLMKLVDIKAVVDIAKGKDILVAVDNTFATPYIQRPIDLGADIVMHSATKYLGGHSDVIAGALVAKDAELGEKLHFIQFASGGILGPHDSYLVLRGIKTLALRMQRHSDNGLAVAKYLETHPAVDKVIYPGLESHPQYELAKSQMKESGGMVSFTFKSGKKEDAIKFLEKVKVFTLAESLGGVESLANHPALMTHASIPAEKRAELGITDDLVRLSVGIEDAEDLIADLERAFS, encoded by the coding sequence ATGAATTTTAATACGAAAGTTATACATGGCGGACAACATCATGAGTCCGCAACAGGTTCTGTAAATGTTCCGGTATTTTTAACATCTACTTTTGCACAAAAAAGTCCGGGCGTACACTCCGGATACGAATATTCAAGAGCTGCTAACCCTACAAGACAAGCGTTGGAAGACTCGTTGGCAAGTATTGAAAACGGAGCAAGAGGGCTTGCTTTCGGTTCAGGTCTTGCTGCCATCGATTGTGTTTTAAAATTATTAAACCCGGGTGATGAGGTGATTGCTGTAGATGATCTTTACGGAGGTACTTACAGAATGTTTACCAGACTTTTCGAAAAATATCAGCTGAAATTTACGTTTGTTAACTTTGATGATGTTTCAAAAATTGCTGATGTTATTACTGATAAAACAAAGCTGATTTGGGTAGAAACACCAACAAACCCATTGATGAAACTGGTTGATATTAAGGCTGTTGTTGATATTGCTAAAGGAAAAGATATTTTAGTAGCAGTAGATAATACTTTTGCTACACCTTATATCCAAAGACCGATCGATTTAGGAGCTGATATCGTTATGCATTCTGCTACAAAATACCTGGGAGGACATTCTGATGTTATTGCAGGTGCACTTGTTGCTAAAGATGCCGAATTAGGAGAAAAACTTCACTTTATACAATTTGCTAGTGGTGGTATTTTAGGACCACATGACTCTTATCTAGTATTAAGAGGAATCAAAACATTAGCATTGAGAATGCAAAGACATTCTGATAATGGTCTTGCCGTTGCAAAATATCTTGAAACTCATCCGGCTGTTGATAAAGTGATCTATCCAGGATTGGAATCTCATCCACAATATGAATTGGCAAAATCTCAAATGAAGGAATCGGGAGGAATGGTTTCATTTACTTTTAAATCTGGAAAAAAAGAAGATGCCATTAAGTTCTTAGAAAAAGTAAAAGTTTTCACATTGGCAGAATCTTTAGGTGGGGTAGAATCTTTAGCGAATCATCCTGCTTTGATGACTCATGCTTCTATTCCTGCTGAAAAACGTGCTGAACTAGGAATTACCGATGATTTGGTTCGTTTAAGTGTTGGAATTGAAGACGCAGAAGATCTTATCGCAGATCTGGAAAGAGCATTTTCTTAA
- a CDS encoding DinB family protein: MTDFQKYIQRYLDLIPSENWLEELNRSGEKTIDVFSKLTEGQSHFAYAEGKWTLKEMLLHLSDTERVFQYRVLAVARGEKKDLPGFDENDYANNSFANERSLQSLIEEYKIVRKSSKMLLESLHPTALATIGNANGNEISVETIGKLIVGHNYHHLNIIDERYLPNLK, translated from the coding sequence ATGACAGATTTTCAAAAATACATCCAAAGATATCTGGATCTTATCCCATCCGAAAACTGGTTGGAAGAACTCAATAGATCAGGAGAAAAAACGATAGATGTTTTTTCTAAATTAACAGAAGGACAATCTCACTTTGCTTATGCAGAAGGAAAATGGACCTTGAAAGAAATGTTACTGCACTTATCAGATACAGAAAGAGTTTTTCAATACAGGGTTTTAGCCGTTGCAAGAGGCGAAAAAAAAGACCTTCCAGGCTTTGATGAAAATGATTATGCCAATAATTCTTTTGCCAATGAAAGGAGTTTACAATCCTTGATTGAGGAGTATAAAATTGTGAGAAAATCCTCTAAAATGTTATTGGAAAGCCTTCATCCAACTGCTTTAGCCACTATAGGAAATGCAAATGGAAATGAGATTTCAGTTGAAACAATAGGAAAGCTTATTGTAGGGCATAATTATCATCATCTGAACATTATTGATGAAAGGTATTTGCCGAATTTAAAATAA